In Glycine soja cultivar W05 chromosome 10, ASM419377v2, whole genome shotgun sequence, the genomic stretch TTCCTCTCCGGAGACCTCAAGTAACTCCACTAACATCAACACGACTTCGTCGACGTGCAGAGGCTCGAAGGTATGGAAGGCGCCAATAATTGGAAGATGAAGTAGAGATGCCACATCATCTAGGGTGATGGTAACCTCCCCAACAGGAAGATGGAAACTGCTAGTTTCCTTATGCCACCTCTCCACGAAAGCGGATATAAGTCCCCGATCACCAATTTCTACTGAACATACAATCAAAGGACTTAATCCTATGGCATCAACTAACCCTTCAATTTCAGGAGCAGGCCTCCCAAATTTCTGAACCTTCCTCCCATGGGAGAATAACTTTAATTCAGGACgttcctgaattgaagtataaatgAACAGAcaatttatacatataaaaatttaaattatgacaaatttcaataataagaaatacttaacaaataagtttactaaaaaattttaaatacctcTCTGTTCCATATGCTGACTGCAACATGGTCACCATACTCCGTAAGCACTGATGGGTCACACGGCCCACTTGGAAATCCCTCAGCATCATGACCAGCTTCTGCACCTTGTGTATGTACATCTCCAGCTACCACAGGCACATCCTCGGCAACAGGGGCAACTTCCCATTGCCTACGTGCGGATGCTATAGGCCTTCGTTGCTGGGGAACATCATCTGAATCATGATGATCCTCTCTCCCCAGGGATATACCTATAACCCTACCTATGGCATGACCTAACCCTCTagttctaaccatgatctgcaaatgttGACGCACAAATTCCATTACTAAACCACACAAATTTATCACAATATAAACTTGTTCaaagaaaatagaattaaaCAACTTATACCCTTAAATCCTAGGCAAGCAAGATTTTGAACTGCTCTACAACGAATTATCTAAATTTCAACCAAGAAATTAATCTATAGTCAATGTGTGTTAATCTTTTGCAGACTAAAAGTAATTTCATTTTCAGGTGCTCATAAACTCTATAGTGTGTGCTTGTGCTCGTAAGTTTTTTGATTTTCAGGTCATTTTGGAAAGTCTTATTCCAAATCTatggtaattttatttatgagattttaaacttttttgctTATTGAAATTTGTTTGTAGCAAGACTAATTGAGGAGAAGATGTTTGGGATTGACAACTTGTGTTGGATCTCTGCAAAGGCAACATTAGAAGCTTCAAAGTGTCCAGAGTTTTTAATTCTGCAGACAGGCTTGGGACATTTATTGCTTGTTTTGCTTTTAGACCTGCTTGTTTTGCTTTTAGGACTTAAGTTTTGCTTTTAGGATTTAAGTTTTGCTTCTTTTGCAGGTATTTTGCTTGAAAAGGGGCAAATGAAAGCTGAGGAGATTTGGGACATTTATAGGGGTGCTCCTCGTGTAGCTCAGCTTAGATCTTAAACTAAAATGGAGCATGTTGTTCCTATTTTATCATTAGCCTGCCATTACCATTCTTATATGTGTGCTTGTGTGTggaattttgatattttctaatgaCACGTATTTGGTATATAATGCATGATTTGAAACTATTCTCACATTTCAAGATAGTGATTTCACAAATGTTTATTATTTGTAACTTGTAAGTCAGTCATATGTATGATTTTTAAAGCGATACCAACTTAGTAAACTGAAATATCTAAAACCAATATCATCTAGttcaaagaattcaaacatAATACAATACAAACCCTCAACACTAACCCTAAACAATCAACAGTAACCCTAAACCATCATCATTAACCCTAAATCCTAATaagaaacatttttcaaaacaaacatacttatttcactttttttttaaaaagggtcatacagatcaacttgatccgtatgagaCTTACGGATGAACTTGATCCATAAGCTtcatacagatcaacttgatccttaAACCTCATAGGGATCACCTTGATCCGTATGTACAAACCTACTTCCTACTTCATCTGTATGCCTAAACCTATTTCCTACATCAAATAAGGATCAACTacatccaacaacaacaacaacaacaacgccttatcccactaggtggggtcggctacatggatcaacttccgccataatgttctatcaagtaccatacttctattcaaaccattaatttcgagatcctttttgataacctctcttatagtctttttgggtcttcctctgcctcgaattgtttgtcttctctccatctggtctactctcctcactacagagtctaccggtcttctctctacatgcccaaaccacctaactACATCcgtaagaaataaaaaacaagcaACGGAATCGATAGCCATTAAAGGGGAGATGAAGCTTACCTCGACGGTGGAGCATCCCTTTCAATGCACGTCCACAATGCCGACAGAAGAGAACAACGATCAAAGCCCAATGAAAATGACACAGAGGGAAGGGAAGAAGAATAGCAGCAGCGCAAATGGAAGCTCACAGTGCTGGTGTACGAAAAGCGTAAAATGGTGTTGGGTGCACCAAAATCCTTTAAATTAAGGCCAGGGGTATTTTTTACCTTTGACAttaaatgttgggtgcacctagcatcacccTTGAATTTTAGGTGTAGAGGTCTTGAGTAAAGCTGGTAAGTCCATCATGCAAAGTTCGTATCCACAGAGTCTTTAACCCCAAAGTCTATCCCATCAAGTCCTAATTTTATATCTGTCTTGCATAGTACACGTGTTTTGGAGGCTAGCCTacattcacacaaaaaaaataattaagaatagtgaattgttaaaacaaattattttaaatacacataaaataaatacaatataaaTAAGTGATATCAATTATCAAGTACTTAAGACTAGATTAGGTGAAGTGTAAAGTCTAAATCCAAACAAATCTAAGTACAAATATACAATACAAACAGATAGTTCATTGAATTTTCGAATAATACAACATCAAATAATCAATCTTCACTGACGATGTTTGACCCCATTATTGATGTACTTAGTTCTACCAATTTTTCAATCTCTGAAGATTTGTCCATCTACAaatcatcataaaaataaaataaacataaggtAATTCATgagattatttaatttaaaccttaaagaaaaaaaatgaaagttgtaatatatattaaaaatgtagtATTTACCTTACACCTCAAATTCTAGCAATTAACTTTTGGTAATATCAAATATTACACATTATCCGGAATGAAACAACTTCGGTATTTATTCAAAATACAAGAACCCATACTAAAAGCATATTTAGATGCAACAATTGTCATTTGAATACCCAAAATGTCACATGCAAACAATGAAAGATCCAAAAACCTAACTTGATTCTTCTTCCAATAATTCAAAATATCAAGATTTGGATGATATGCTAAAGACAATTTTTGCTCTTCCcaataaatatcaaattgaaAGGTACCATGTTGTGATATGTTATCATTCTCAATTGGttacacaaaatgaaaaattaaatattaaagaaataacaCAAGTAATGAAGTGAATGAGCAattaagtttgaaaaaaaatatagactaACATCAACAAATGCTACTTATGATGTTGACTTTCCTTTAGCCAAGGAAGGATGAGCTTGAGATTCTTGTTGCCCACTTGTAGTTGTCTCTTTCTTAGAATTCTTGACATACTCTTGAAAGAGAGAATGCAACTTGTGCTTCTAATACTTATTTTTGCTTGGCAAGATACTTCACTAATACCAAGTTTTGTATAACAAAACTTCAATAAAAATGACATCTTGAAGCGAGAAGTGTGAATAACCAATTTTAGTCAgaagaatattttaatcttttaaaattaaataaatataaaaataagaggtGGTTACAAGAGAATATCAAgttatcaaaaaatatctttggttacaaaaagaagattttttaaaagataatggtCAGTTAAATAAGAGAAGACTGAGTCAAGATAGATAAGTTAGTTGTGTAACTGACAGATAGTGAATGGTGGAGAGAAATAGGTGGATGAGTTGGATTAGTGGTTACAACAAAAATCTAGAAGAGGTTTATAAAAACCACACTtacataacaaaaaaacaaaaaaaaaggaaggaaaaaaaggaacgaacgaaaaaaataaagaggagAAGGGAAAAAATTCTGCACAACACGAAGACATATTTAAAAGTTTTGGCGGTTATAACTCAGTGCAACGATTAAAGAGTCACACACAAGGTTTTGATTTACTCCATTGTATGATTTCCATGTTGACTTATTAAGATGAATGGAGTACAttgttctttctctcttttgtttCATACGtgcaattcatatatattttctataactttcttttttatgttaatttgctTGGTTCTTatgttaattgtttttattatccTTGCTATCATTCTTTTcttgagtgtgtgtgtgtcataGCTTCTAGGATTTGAATGTGGATGaacttgtttttactttttacataaaagaaaaataaattgtcaaaAGGAATAAATTAGATTGAATGCATGTAAGTGCTAATCTTATGCTCCACCTATTCCGTAGATGGTGCAGAAAATTCTTGCTACACTTTGAAATCTAGTTCCtgacatattttattttgcgatgaattatatatgttgcgAAAATCACGTTTATAATTCTACTTCTTTTAATCAAGAGCAACAAATGTAATTcgtggtaaaataaaaaatagggaTTATAACTTTGAGTGTTTTAATCTACTCGCTTATAATGGATGCAATTCTAAATAATCTACTTTTACTTCATGCAAtggtttaataatattaattgatagCAATTCTACCTTTAAGATTTTCAAACCACAAGGGTTTATAGAATAGTCATTTGCTATCATAAACTTTTGGGCCagagtaaatttaaaaataaaaaatttcaaagacaatattttattaaaataagcaaTAATTTATGACGTTAATTGAATAACGATTATATCTTTAACGTTGTAAATTGTGAGGATTATCATACTAGCCAATTTGCTAGCTTAAATCTTTGTGCTAAATTTTAATAGAGTATAAAAAAGAagagatttttataataagattCAAGAATATGTTTTTTGGGccaaagtaaatatttataaacttaaTGATGTTGCACAATTAATTAGAGGTATCATTTTCTATGGGTATTGTAGAGTGTTAATACCTTCTCTACGTGTCATAGACTCTGGAAGTCATTTACGGTTCCAAAGATTTTTTAAGCGTTTTCTAATGATTTccttcaatttaaaatattagtggtgactccattatatttttttttttacgtcaTCCCATCTTGATCTTGGTTGCGACAAGGACCAAGAGCAAGCACATCACTATATTCACTCCAATATTTATAaaacttgtcttttattttatctacCATTTCCCTAATCTTCTAATCTTCATGCCTGTTGTTAGTCGTCTTTtaagactaacttttgtatagaaaagttttcaaaaatgtatatatttctccTAACTTATAGTTCTTTTTGGTaagattgtaaatattttttgattagtttttatatttgctCAGTAGAAGCTTTCCAaatgaatttaatgtaaatttcacttcaattccaaataaaaaggagaaaaatttgaaggtgcaaaagttgttgtctcgctaagcctggaCCGTGTGCTTAGCGAGACTCAACCGCTAAGCGAGACATTAGCTGCTTAGCGAGTGAAATGAATATTGAAGAGAATCTGCCATTTCATCACGCGCTCAGTGTGTCATCATCTTGTTCAACGAGAAGATTGTCTCTTTTGCGCTTAGCACGAGAATGACGCTAAGCCAAATTTCACTTaatcgcgctaagcgcgagaatggcgctaagcgcgccttcaCGGACAAAAAACTCTTTTTAAGCCTAAATtgtagagaatgaaaaaaaggaGGTCTGAATAGACTACGTGAGCGTAGTGCTGAACGAAGAATAGAGGAAAAGTTGAGCAAGGAAGAAAAAGGCCCTAACTTTTAGGTAGATTTTAGGTTTAGGAGTGATTcctaggttcctagaggtggaggagacatccccattGCTTTGTAATTTGGTATTTTCTTTGAAACCCTTCTCCTATTTGTGAAAGGTACTCCCTTGTAATGGAGGGCTAGAATCCTTTGTTGGGAAATTCCGCTGAGtgcttgatgtaaatattattactatctatttgaagttgtttttatgtgttcaatgtttctatCTGTGCTTATGTTaagcatgcttgtggcttgatcacccatttgtgtgtaaggttaggagctttagcattggaaaatgtattgcatccttagaactggataggGCATGGCTAGGTTATCAAACTGCCAGACACGGAGTgcagtaatttagtttttatcatgctgtaattgtaatgttgttcggttaggctaagttcaacaagagacatctaagaatgaagtttaatttgaattaggcCAAACTAGCGAGACATCGGTGTTTGGTATTTGTGCcttcaacatagaacacaaaaatagTTTCAAGTAGAGAAAAACCctaattgcatcaagtatcttagtagaaggacccaacgcttttacATATTTGTTTTCACACTCACTTGCTCACAATTACTGCTTTTACTTAGAATAAAATTTGCTTCTGTTTTTACTTCATGATAATCAAATCTTTACGCAAATGCCTATTTACTGAATGATGCTTTGCCAAGCAAAACAAGTTCccagagttcgatactcggttcacactgttttaattatttacttgacaaCTCGATGCACTTGCCGGTTAGATTTCACATCCATAAAAACAAGTAGTACTAGGATGCGAACAAGTATTTTGGCACCGTTGCTGAGGAACTTCTCTTTATTTGgaaaagtttagttcagttGTAAGggtttattctttattctttgattcgttgttttgtttttgtgaatatttgtttattgcaaaatttatttttcttcgaaATTGGTTAACTGTTGTTTATGCTTGGTTGTGTATGCATAGAAAGTCCTCTGCAGGTAATTTGGTTCCAATAGACTTGGAAATCGAAGCAACTTGTAGAAGGAACAGAGCAGAAAGGCTTTGCAAGATATAGAAGCAGCAACAATTCTTGAAGAACCTCAGTCTTCAGAgtcatcttctagttttccagAGACAAGGGAATCAAATACAGCATTGATTGAAGCCAACACAATGGCTGATGAGCAACCTAGATGAGTAACCCTTGAAGActactcaagcacaagtgtgcCGCAATTTTTCACTAGTATTGTGCGGCCGGAGGTTCAAGCTTAAAATATCACATATCCACATTCTTTGATTCAACTTATACAGGGCAATCAATTTCATGGTTTGCCTAATGAAGATCCTTATGCACATCTAGGAACTTACATTGAAATTTGCAACACAGTCAGAATTGCTGGAGTGCCAGAAGATGATGTTAGGCTCAGCTTATTTTCATTCTCACTATTTGGAGGAGCCAAGAGGTGGCTGCATTCATTCAAAGGTAATAGCTTGAAGACTTGGGATGAAGTTCTGGAAAAGtttctgaagaaatatttcccaAAGTCCAAGACTATAGAGGGAAAGGCTACCATCTCTTCCTTTCACCAGTTCCcagatgaatctttgagtgaagcCTTAGAAAGATTCCATAGCTTTATACGGAAAACTCCTACTCATGGATTCTCTGAGCCCATACAgctgaatatttttattgacgGGTTGAGGCCACAATCTCAGCAGCTCTTAGATGCTTTTGCAGGGGGTAAAATAGAGCTTAAAACTCTTGAAGAAGCCATGGAACTAATTGAGAATATGGCTGCTAGTGATCACGCTATCTTGCATGATAGAACACACTATCCCACCAAGAAGAGTTTATTAAAGTTGTCATCACAAGATGCTCTATTGGCACAGAATAAGTTGTTGTCCAAGCAACTCGAGACTTTAACAGAAACACTGAGTAAGCTGCCAACTCAATTACATGTTAGTCAGCCTTCaccttcttctattttgcaggttgcaggttGCACACTTTGTGGTGGAGCTTATGAATCAGGCTGTTGTATTCCCACTGAAGAATCAACACATGAAGTTAATTATATGGGGAACCGACCAAGGCAGAATTTTAATGTAGGTGGATTCCAATAGGGCCAGCATTACAACCAGTAGCAAAATCAGTGGAGGACTCATCCTGGtaatcaattcaacaaagaccagggtggaccATCAAATAGACTGCCATAACAAGGGCCTAACCTCTATGAGAGGACAACAAAGTTGGAGGAGACTTTTGCTCAATTCATGCAGGTTTCAATATAAAATCACAAGAGTACTGAGTTGGCCATTAAAAATTTGGAGATTCAGGTGGGACAGTTAGCTAAACAAATAGTTGACAACTCTTCCTCAAAATTTGGAGCCAACACAGAAAACAATCCAAAGGAAGAGTGCAAAGCTGTGATGACCCGTGGAAAAATGGCAACCATGACTGAAGAAGAGAAGGATGAGAAGATAGTGGATGGAGATAAACAACAGTTGGTAACTGAACCAGCATTTGAACCGGAGGACAATTTTTGTAAACTTGAGGAGATAGAAGATGAAAAGGATTACAAAGAGAATGAGAATACAATAAGCAAGAATgagaatgaaataaataattagaaaaagaaagaaaaagaagaagaagaagaagaagaagaagaagaaaaaaacaatgaaaaaaatgaaaaaacaaatgaaaagaaaaagagtaagAGTGAGCAGtccagagaaaagaagaaagaggtaGCTCCATTTGAGGGGAAAGAAGTGTCATATCCATTGGTACCTTCTAGGAAGACCAAAGAAAGACATCTTGCATGTTTTCTTGACATTTTCAAGAAGCTAGAGATCACCATGCCCTTCGGAGAGGCCTTATAGCAAATGTCACTTTACTCTAAATTTCTGAAGGATATGCTAACCCAAAAGAGCAAGTATATCCACAATGACACAATTGTAGTGGAGGGAAACTGTAGTGTTGTGATTCAACGCATCCTTGCacccaagcacaaagatccAAACAATGTCACTATACCTTGCTCGATCAGTGCAGTCTCAGTTGGTAAGGCTCTTATTGATTTAAGAGCcaacataaatttgatgtcGCTCTTTATGTGTCAGAGGATGGGAGAGCTGGAAATAATGCCAACCAGAATGACTCTACAGTTAGCTGATCACTCCATCATCAGGCCGTATGGAGTGATAGAAGATGATTTGGTCAGAGTTAAACATATTACTTTCCCTGCAGATTTTGTGGTTATAGATATAGAGGAGGATATTGAAATCCCCATAATTTTGGGATGTCCTTTCATGTCAACCGCCAGTTGTGTAGTAGATACGGGGAAAGGTAAATTAGAACTGAGTGTGGAGGATCAGAAAATTTCATTCGACTTATTTGAAGTAATGAAGCACTCAAGTGATCAGAAGGCCTGATTTGATGTGGAGAAGGTAGAACGGGAGATAGAATTAGCAGCTACAGCCATGGTACTGCAGTCTCCTTTGGAAAAAGCATTGAATAATCACGTAGAATGTCTGACCAAGGAGGAGGAAGATGAAGTGCAGGTTTGTATTGAAGAGTTAGATGGTGCAAGGGAAAATTCGACTAGACATATTGTGtttgaagaattgaagaatAGTAGACCAATAGAAAAACCCAAAGTGGAATTGAAGACTCTACCTGCACACTTGAAGTATGTATTCTTGGATGACAATGAAGCCAAACTAGTCATAATTAGCAGCTCcttgaagaaggaagaagaggatcaGCTGgtgcagattttgaagaagCACAAAGCCACGATTGGATGGCACATCTCTGATTTGAAAGGGATCAGTCCATCTTACTGCATGCACAAAATTAATATGGAAGCTAATTAcaagccagtgaggcagcccCAAAGACGATTGAACCCAATCATGAAAGAAGAGGTGTGCACGGAAGTACTTAAATTGCTGGAAGTAGGACTCATTTATCCCCTCTCAGATAGTGCGTGGATTAGCCCTGTGCAAGTTTTTCACAAGAAGGGGGGTATAACAGtgattaaaaatgagaaagatgAACTAATTTCCACAAGGACTGACACCGGATGGAAGATGTGCATAAATTACAGGAAATTGAATGATGCTACTCGTAAAGACCATTATCCACTTCCCTTCatggaccagatgcttgaaagaCTTGTTGGACaatcattttattgttttttggaTGGGTACTCTGGCTATAATCAGATCACAGTGGATCCCAAAGATCAGGAGAAGACAACTTTCACTTGCCCGTTTGACGTGTTCGCTTATAGGCGTATGCCTTTTGGTCTTTGTAATGCTCCGGCTATGTTTCAAAGGTGCATGatgtcaatttttttctaatatggtGGAGATATGCATTGAAGTTTTCATGGATGATTTCTCTATCTTTGGCTCATCTTTTGATTACTGTCTATCAAATTTGGAAAGAGTATTGCAAAGATGTGAAGAGTCTAATTTGGTGCTTAATTGGGAGAAATGTCACTTTATGGTCCAAGAGGGCATAGTGTTGGGGCATAAAATTTTAGTGAGGGGGATTGAGGTGGACAAGGCAAAGATTGATGTCATTGAGAAACTCCTCCCTCCAATAAATTTCAAGGGAGTGAGAAGCTTTTTAGGACACGTTGGGTTCTACAGGCGATTCATaaaagatttctcaaaagttgcTAAACCACTCAGTAATCTGTTGAACAAGGACGCTGCGTTTGTGTTTAATGAAGAATGCATGGAAGCATTTAATGATCTCAAAACCAGACTAGTATCTACTCTGATGATCACAACACCAGATTGGGGGAAAGAGTTTGAATTGATGTGTGTCACGAGTGACTATGTCGTAGGTGTTGTGCTTGGACAGAGAAAAGGCATAATCTTTCATGTTATATATTATGCTAGGAAAGTTTTGAATGATGCACAGGTTAACTATGCCACCACTGAAAAAGAAATGCTGGCAATTGTCTATGCACTTGAAAAGTTCAGATCTTACTTGGTGGGATCAAAAGTCATCATTTACACTGATCATgcaacaattaaatattttctcaacAAGGTTGATTATAAACCTCGACTGATAAGATGGATTCTGCtgcttcaagaatttgatttggttATTCAGGATAAAAAGGGATCTGAAAATGTTGTAGCAGACCACTTATCACGATTGGTTAATGAGGAAGTCACTTCAAAAGAAGCAGAGATCAGAGATTAATTCCCTAATGAATCCCTGTTCATAGTGAATGAAAGACCTTGGTTTTCTGATATGGCAACCTTTAAAGTAGTAGGAATCATCCCTAAGGATCTAACTTGGCAGCAAAGGAAGAAATTCCTCCATGATGCTCAATTTTACATATGGGATGAGCCACACTTGTTCAAGATATGAGTTGACAATCTTCTTCGAAGATGTGTGACAAAGGAGGAGGCCAAGAACATATTATGGCACTGTCACAACTCACCATGTGGCGGCCATTATGGTGGAGATAAGACAGCAGCTAAGGTTCTACAGTCTGGGTTCTTTTGGCCAACGTTATTTAAGGATGCCCACCAGCATATGTTGCATTGTGATCAATGTCAGAGGATGGGGTGCATCTCCAAAAGAAATGAAATGCCTCTACAAAATATTATGGAGGTTGAGGTCTTTAACTATTGGGGGGTGGGGTTGACTTTGTAGGTCCCTTCCCTTCATCCTTTGGAAATGAATACATCCTAGTAGCTATAGATTATGTGTCTAAATGGGTTAAAGTAGTGGCCGCCCCACAGAATGATGCTAAGACTGTAGTGAAGTTCTTAAAGAAAGACATCTTTGCATGATTTAGGGTGCCCAGAATCTTAATCAGTGATGGAGGCACACACTTTTGCAATAATCAACTATAGAAGGTGTTGAAACAGTATAATGTAACACACAAGGTAGCATTACCCTATCATCCTCAAACTAATGGCCAAGCAGAAGTATCAAACAGGGAATTGACgaagattttcaaatttaaacatgaagagtcacatctgttgatgtgtaatcaattacactacaatggtaatcgattaccactgacttattttaaaaattaaattaccaaaagtcacaattcttaaagtgactagtttctgaagatttttttaaaagagtcacaacttttaaagtgactaagttttcaaaaagaagcacaacttttaaagtgactagttttcgagagagtcacaacttttagagtgactagttttgaagaaattgtcaagagtcacaacttttaacttgttttttcaagagtcatcaaatggctataaatatgtgaccatgacacaaatttcaaaaaattgattttcattcaattattctcaacatttttctaagagtttttgttcaatactttctttgtcaagaaaagttcattggccaaaaacttgtgctattcttcttcttcattccttctcacttttgccaaaagaattcaaagaactaaccgtctaagaattcttttgattctttccttctccctcctgacaaaagaattcaaagaactaatcgtctgagaattcttttgatccccccaaacaaagaattcaaagaactaaccgtctgagaattctttgcccaaacactgaattcaaagaactaaccgtctgagaattctgtgtcagaagcgggtagcttcttggttgtaatagtgaacacaagggagggtacatcctttgtggttcgcttcaagtagagggtacatctacgtggttgttcaaagagaacaagggagggtacgtCCCtagtggatctttgcttgtaaaggattttacaaggttattggaaatctcaagaaccgtgggttgcttggggactggacgtagacaCGGgttgtggtcgaaccagtataaatcttgtgttcattttcttcttccctacagtctttacttttccgttgtgcactttttatttccgctttacttttgtctaagttattgttccTGTGCTATATTTGACCGATGATGAGGTCATGGATCAGGACCCACCGCAGGACCAGTGACATGATTTTTACTTTCCTATCTTTTGaacacttttattattattctgttttta encodes the following:
- the LOC114371690 gene encoding protein MAIN-LIKE 1-like — its product is MRFKDQVDLYEAYGSSSSIMVRTRGLGHAIGRVIGISLGREDHHDSDDVPQQRRPIASARRQWEVAPVAEDVPVVAGDVHTQGAEAGHDAEGFPSGPCDPSVLTEYGDHVAVSIWNREERPELKLFSHGRKVQKFGRPAPEIEGLVDAIGLSPLIVCSVEIGDRGLISAFVERWHKETSSFHLPVGEVTITLDDVASLLHLPIIGAFHTFEPLHVDEVVLMLVELLEVSGEEARIETTQCHGAYVRLSWLRDIYQRRCQAGHWTVAAHAYLLHLLGCILFANKSATHVHVVFLDAFRDFSQSGSYAWGASALLHMYDHLNDACKSGDRQLAGYITLLQCWIYEHFPSVVECLTDPDYDELSPRACRWIAMKASLKSISASTYRQRLDGLRIPDVCWMPYGEHQAVWEFDLISCFSDHL
- the LOC114371691 gene encoding uncharacterized protein LOC114371691, yielding MSLYSKFLKDMLTQKSKYIHNDTIVVEGNCSVVIQRILAPKHKDPNNVTIPCSISAVSVGKALIDLRANINLMSLFMCQRMGELEIMPTRMTLQLADHSIIRPYGVIEDDLVRVKHITFPADFVVIDIEEDIEIPIILGCPFMSTASCVVDTGKGKLELSVEDQKISFDLFEVMKHSSDQKA